In Mesoplodon densirostris isolate mMesDen1 chromosome 5, mMesDen1 primary haplotype, whole genome shotgun sequence, a single window of DNA contains:
- the ALG3 gene encoding dol-P-Man:Man(5)GlcNAc(2)-PP-Dol alpha-1,3-mannosyltransferase isoform X2: MAAGLRKRGRAGPAARAVGLCGQWLRRAWQERRRLLLEPRYTLRVAACLCLAEVGITTWVIHRVAYTEIDWKAYMSEVEGVINGTYDYTQLRGDTGPLVYPAGFVYIFMGLYYATGRGTDIRMAQHIFAVLYLATLLLVFLIYRKTCKVPPFVFFFMCCASYRVHSIFVLRLFNDPVAMVLLFLSINLLLAERWSWGCCCFSLAVSVKMNVLLFAPGLLFLLLTQFGLRGALPKLGICAVLQVVLGLPFLLENPVGYVSRSFDLGRQFLFRWTVNWRFLPEALFLHRAFHLALLTAHLTLLLLFALCRWHRLLVLGLIELSWNTYPSTSCSSGALHMCHAVILLQLWLGPQPFPKTIQHSKKAH; encoded by the exons atggcggcagGCCTGAGGAAACGAGGCCGGGCAGGTCCCGCAGCTCGGGCGGTGGGACTGTGCGGGCAGTGGCTGCGGCGCGCCTGGCAAGAGCGGCGCCGACTGCTGCTGGAACCGCGCTACACGCTGCGGGTGGCCGCCTGCCTCTGCCTGGCGGAGGTGGGCATCACCACCTGGGTCATTCACAGGGTGGCAT ATACAGAGATTGATTGGAAAGCCTACATGTCTGAGGTGGAGGGTGTCATCAATGGCACCTATGACTATACTCAACTGCGGGGTGACACTGGACCTCTTGT gTACCCAGCCGGCTTTGTGTACATCTTTATGGGGCTATACTATGCCACTGGCCGGGGCACTGACATCCGCATGGCCCAGCACATCTTCGCTGTGCTCTACCTGGCCACTTTGCTGCTTGTCTTCTTGATTTACCGCAAGACCTGCAAG GTACCTCCCTTCGTCTTTTTCTTCATGTGCTGTGCCTCTTACCGTGTCCACTCCATCTTTGTGCTGCGGCTCTTCAATGATCCAGTGGCCATGGTGCTGCTCTTCCTCAGTATCAACCTCCTGCTGGCCGagcgctggagctggggctgctgctgtttCAG CCTGGCAGTCTCTGTGAAGATGAATGTGCTGCTCTTCGCCCCTGGGTTACTATTCCTTCTCCTCACGCAATTTGGCCTCCGTGGGGCCCTCCCCAAGCTGGGCATCTGTGCTGTCCTTCAG GTGGTGCTGGGGCTACCCTTCCTGCTGGAGAACCCCGTCGGCTACGTATCCCGCTCCTTTGACCTTGGCCGCCAGTTTCTCTTCCGCTGGACAGTGAACTGGCGCTTCCTCCCCGAGGCCCTCTTCCTGCATCGTGCCTTCCACCTGGCACTTTTGACTGCCCACCTCACCCTGCTCTTGCTCTTTGCCCTCTGCAGGTGGCACAG GTTGCTGGTGCTGGGGCTCATTGAGCTCTCCTGGAACACATACCCATCCACGTCCTGCAGCTCTGGTGCCCTGCACATGTGCCATGCTGTCATCCTGCTGCAGCTCTGGCTGGGCCCCCAGCCGTTCCCCAAGACCATCCAGCACAGCAAGAAAGCCCACTGA
- the ALG3 gene encoding dol-P-Man:Man(5)GlcNAc(2)-PP-Dol alpha-1,3-mannosyltransferase isoform X1, which yields MAAGLRKRGRAGPAARAVGLCGQWLRRAWQERRRLLLEPRYTLRVAACLCLAEVGITTWVIHRVAYTEIDWKAYMSEVEGVINGTYDYTQLRGDTGPLVYPAGFVYIFMGLYYATGRGTDIRMAQHIFAVLYLATLLLVFLIYRKTCKVPPFVFFFMCCASYRVHSIFVLRLFNDPVAMVLLFLSINLLLAERWSWGCCCFSLAVSVKMNVLLFAPGLLFLLLTQFGLRGALPKLGICAVLQVVLGLPFLLENPVGYVSRSFDLGRQFLFRWTVNWRFLPEALFLHRAFHLALLTAHLTLLLLFALCRWHRTGESILSLLKDPSKRKVPLQPLTPNQIVSALFTSNFIGICFSRSLHYQFYVWYFHTLPYLLWATPARWLTHLLRLLVLGLIELSWNTYPSTSCSSGALHMCHAVILLQLWLGPQPFPKTIQHSKKAH from the exons atggcggcagGCCTGAGGAAACGAGGCCGGGCAGGTCCCGCAGCTCGGGCGGTGGGACTGTGCGGGCAGTGGCTGCGGCGCGCCTGGCAAGAGCGGCGCCGACTGCTGCTGGAACCGCGCTACACGCTGCGGGTGGCCGCCTGCCTCTGCCTGGCGGAGGTGGGCATCACCACCTGGGTCATTCACAGGGTGGCAT ATACAGAGATTGATTGGAAAGCCTACATGTCTGAGGTGGAGGGTGTCATCAATGGCACCTATGACTATACTCAACTGCGGGGTGACACTGGACCTCTTGT gTACCCAGCCGGCTTTGTGTACATCTTTATGGGGCTATACTATGCCACTGGCCGGGGCACTGACATCCGCATGGCCCAGCACATCTTCGCTGTGCTCTACCTGGCCACTTTGCTGCTTGTCTTCTTGATTTACCGCAAGACCTGCAAG GTACCTCCCTTCGTCTTTTTCTTCATGTGCTGTGCCTCTTACCGTGTCCACTCCATCTTTGTGCTGCGGCTCTTCAATGATCCAGTGGCCATGGTGCTGCTCTTCCTCAGTATCAACCTCCTGCTGGCCGagcgctggagctggggctgctgctgtttCAG CCTGGCAGTCTCTGTGAAGATGAATGTGCTGCTCTTCGCCCCTGGGTTACTATTCCTTCTCCTCACGCAATTTGGCCTCCGTGGGGCCCTCCCCAAGCTGGGCATCTGTGCTGTCCTTCAG GTGGTGCTGGGGCTACCCTTCCTGCTGGAGAACCCCGTCGGCTACGTATCCCGCTCCTTTGACCTTGGCCGCCAGTTTCTCTTCCGCTGGACAGTGAACTGGCGCTTCCTCCCCGAGGCCCTCTTCCTGCATCGTGCCTTCCACCTGGCACTTTTGACTGCCCACCTCACCCTGCTCTTGCTCTTTGCCCTCTGCAGGTGGCACAG GACAGGGGAAAGTATCCTGTCACTGCTGAAGGATCCCTCCAAAAGGAAGGTTCCACTCCAGCCCCTCACACCCAACCA GATTGTTTCTGCCCTCTTCACCTCCAACTTCATTGGCATCTGCTTCAGCCGCTCCCTTCACTACCAGTTCTACGTCTGGTATTTCCACACACTGCCCTACCTCCTGTGGGCCACGCCTGCACGCTGGCTCACACACCTGCTCAG GTTGCTGGTGCTGGGGCTCATTGAGCTCTCCTGGAACACATACCCATCCACGTCCTGCAGCTCTGGTGCCCTGCACATGTGCCATGCTGTCATCCTGCTGCAGCTCTGGCTGGGCCCCCAGCCGTTCCCCAAGACCATCCAGCACAGCAAGAAAGCCCACTGA
- the ECE2 gene encoding endothelin-converting enzyme 2 isoform X3, with protein sequence MACPGAWAPLPELPEKNCGYREVQYWDQRYRGAADSAPYEWFGDFSSFRDLLEPELRPEDRILVLGCGNSALSYELFLGGFPDVTSVDYSSVVVAAMRARYAHVPKLRWETMDVRALGFPSGSFDVVLEKGTLDALLTGEQDPWNVSSEGIHTVDQVLSEVSRVLVPGGQFISMTSAAPHFRTRHYAQARYGWSLRHATYGNGFHFHFYLMQKGKELSVAQLALGAQILSPPRPPTPPCFLQDSDHEDFLSAIQL encoded by the exons ATGGCCTGTCCTGGGGCCTGGGCGCCGCTGCCGGAGTTACCAGAGAAGAACTGTGGGTACCGCGAGGTCCAGTACTGGGACCAGCGCTACCGGGGCGCTGCCGACTCTGCTCCCTACGAGTGGTTCGGGGACTTCTCTTCCTTTCGTGACCTCCTAGAGCCGGAGCTGAGGCCGGAGGACCGTATCCTCGTGCTAG GCTGTGGAAACAGTGCCCTGAGCTACGAACTattccttgggggcttccctgatgtgACCAGTGTGGACTACTCATCAGTAGTGGTGGCTGCCATGCGAGCTCGATATGCCCATGTGCCCAAGCTGCGCTGGGAGACCATGGACGTGCGGGCactgggcttccccagtggctcCTTTGACGTGGTGCTCGAGAAGGGCACGCTGGATGCCCTGTTGACTGGAGAACAGGATCCCTGGAACGTGTCCTCTGAAGGTATCCACACTGTGGACCAGGTGCTGAGTGAG GTGAGCCGAGTACTGGTCCCTGGGGGCCAGTTCATCTCAATGACCTCTGCTGCCCCCCACTTTCGGACAAGACACTACGCCCAAGCTCGTTACGGCTGGTCCTTGAGGCATGCAACCTATGGCAATGGTTTCCACTTCCATTTCTACCTCATGCAGAAGGGCAAAGAGCTCAGTGTGGCCCAGCTGGCCCTTGGGGCCCAGATCCTCTCACCTCCTagacctcccaccccaccctgcttCCTCCAGGACTCAGATCATGAGGACTTCCTCAGTGCCATTCAGCTGTGA
- the CAMK2N2 gene encoding calcium/calmodulin-dependent protein kinase II inhibitor 2 gives MSEILPYSEDKMGRFGADPEGSDLSFSCRLQDTNSFFAGNQAKRPPKLGQIGRAKRVVIEDDRIDDVLKGMGEKPPSGV, from the exons ATGTCCGAGATCCTGCCCTACAGTGAGGACAAGATGGGCCGCTTCGGCGCCGACCCCGAGGGCTCTGACCTCTCCTTCAGCTGCCGCCTGCAGGACACCAACTCCTTCTTCGCGGGCAACCAAGCCAAGCGACCCCCCAAGCTGGGCCAGATCGGCCGAGCCAAGAGAG TGGTGATCGAGGATGACCGGATAGACGACGTGCTGAAAGGGATGGGGGAGAAGCCGCCGTCCGGAGTGTAG